In Psychrobacter sp. P11G3, a single genomic region encodes these proteins:
- a CDS encoding DUF819 domain-containing protein, whose protein sequence is MPATSNLAIDNLPLAFGIIMAIIGLVFYTQGLPGKFWRRFYTVLPGIVLCCFIPATLNSLGVFADGVGSQIYGFTATYLLPASLLLMTLSMDVPKILGLGWKAIAMFFAASIAIVISGPISLGVAKWISPAMFTDDTLWRGFSAVAGSWIGGAANQAAMKELFGVSDDLFGMMILVDTTNASLWLLAILVMAKHSDKIDRFLRADTSSIDKVVKAVESYERDHARPATINDLMVMFGLCFAMVGVAHFAGGQIAEFFAPYSWAVQYSFASSFFWMVVIITVIGVIFSFTKIRRLDHVGASKIGTVFIFVLIAAIGMQINLAGIVSQWRLLLIGLLWMSIHVVIIFAVARLIRAPFFFLAVGSNANTGGASSAPIVATAFHPSLAPVGVFLGILGYAVGTFGGYISTQLMRLVVS, encoded by the coding sequence ATGCCTGCCACCTCAAATTTAGCAATTGATAATTTGCCATTAGCCTTTGGCATCATTATGGCCATTATTGGTCTGGTTTTTTATACCCAAGGCTTACCGGGTAAGTTTTGGCGTCGGTTTTATACCGTATTGCCTGGTATTGTACTTTGCTGCTTTATACCGGCCACTCTAAATAGCTTGGGGGTGTTTGCCGATGGCGTTGGTTCGCAGATTTATGGCTTTACTGCAACTTATTTACTGCCAGCAAGTTTGCTGTTGATGACCTTGTCCATGGATGTTCCCAAAATATTGGGCTTAGGCTGGAAAGCGATCGCGATGTTTTTTGCTGCCAGTATTGCTATCGTCATCAGTGGACCGATCAGTTTGGGAGTCGCCAAGTGGATATCGCCTGCGATGTTTACCGATGATACGTTATGGCGTGGGTTCTCGGCCGTAGCGGGCAGCTGGATAGGCGGCGCGGCCAACCAAGCAGCGATGAAAGAGCTGTTTGGGGTCAGTGATGATTTGTTTGGTATGATGATTTTGGTCGATACCACCAATGCATCACTGTGGCTGCTAGCTATCTTAGTAATGGCAAAACACAGCGATAAGATAGACCGTTTTTTGCGCGCTGATACCAGTAGTATTGATAAAGTAGTTAAAGCCGTCGAGAGCTATGAGCGTGATCATGCCCGCCCAGCAACTATTAACGATCTAATGGTGATGTTTGGCTTATGCTTTGCCATGGTCGGGGTTGCACACTTTGCCGGTGGCCAGATTGCAGAGTTCTTTGCGCCTTATAGTTGGGCCGTTCAATATAGCTTTGCCAGCTCGTTCTTTTGGATGGTGGTGATTATTACGGTAATAGGCGTTATATTTTCGTTTACTAAGATACGTAGGTTAGATCATGTTGGCGCGTCAAAAATCGGCACGGTATTTATCTTTGTATTAATCGCCGCGATCGGTATGCAAATCAATCTGGCAGGTATCGTCTCACAGTGGCGACTATTACTAATCGGTCTGTTATGGATGAGTATTCACGTCGTGATTATCTTTGCTGTCGCTCGACTCATTCGAGCACCGTTTTTCTTTTTGGCGGTTGGTTCTAATGCCAATACTGGCGGTGCATCGTCAGCACCGATTGTTGCTACGGCATTTCATCCATCGCTAGCACCAGTAGGAGTGTTTTTGGGTATTTTAGGTTACGCAGTAGGGACATTTGGTGGTTATATCAGCACGCAGTTGATGCGCTTGGTTGTATCTTAA
- a CDS encoding DEAD/DEAH box helicase — protein MTDILSAIAAENGIIESTDTPNTDNNTQAAATDATEENKITFTDLGIAKPILTALDRSGYTNPTPIQEQAIPFALAGRDLLLSAQTGSGKTAAFVIPVLDRLSRATSFDKLTKALILTPTRELAQQVHDSVRTYSKDMRGLFCVPLVGGAPYNGQITALKKGVQVIVATPGRLLDHINAGRVDLSNLEVLVLDEADRMLDMGFADDISDILRAAPIDRQTIMCSATWDGPVGKIAASFTKNPERVSIKVESAHIEEKVYYCDDFDHKNRLLDKIVCQQDMEQIIIFAATKRSTEKLAKQLQEAGHKASFLHGDLPQSKRNRIVQDLRNGKVKILVATDVAARGLDIPAISHVINYDLPRQTEDYVHRIGRCGRAGRTGVAISLCSMDDRPQLNAINRYLDRKMEVCIIEGMEPKKTYVPSENKGNGRGRGRGRSNGGGGQGRGRSGGGYAGKSSGGGQGRGRSSDSAPTGQRASNDSGYQGKPRDTSSKPNERSGGKPYQGKRTGGPSRGDSNGVPRGERAATGRGRPSGSQGRPAGRSDSRGQGRPNGGNRGNNS, from the coding sequence ATGACTGACATCTTATCTGCAATCGCCGCTGAAAACGGCATCATCGAAAGCACTGACACTCCAAATACTGATAATAATACTCAAGCGGCTGCTACTGACGCCACTGAAGAAAACAAAATCACCTTTACTGATCTTGGCATTGCTAAGCCAATTCTTACTGCGCTTGATCGCAGTGGCTATACCAATCCAACCCCTATTCAAGAACAAGCCATTCCTTTTGCTCTAGCCGGTCGTGACCTTTTATTGTCAGCGCAAACAGGTAGTGGTAAAACAGCGGCTTTTGTTATCCCTGTACTTGACCGTTTGAGCCGTGCCACTAGCTTTGACAAACTAACCAAAGCACTTATCCTAACGCCAACGCGTGAACTTGCTCAGCAAGTACATGATAGCGTTCGCACTTATTCTAAAGACATGCGCGGTCTATTTTGTGTGCCATTAGTTGGTGGCGCACCATACAACGGTCAGATCACTGCTTTGAAAAAGGGCGTTCAAGTAATTGTTGCAACTCCTGGTCGTCTACTTGACCATATCAATGCAGGTCGCGTTGATTTGTCAAACCTAGAAGTATTGGTACTTGACGAAGCTGACCGTATGCTAGACATGGGTTTTGCTGATGATATCAGTGACATCCTTCGTGCAGCGCCAATCGATCGTCAAACGATCATGTGTTCAGCAACTTGGGATGGCCCAGTAGGTAAAATCGCTGCCAGCTTCACTAAGAACCCTGAGCGCGTATCAATCAAAGTAGAATCTGCACACATCGAAGAAAAAGTGTACTACTGTGATGATTTTGATCACAAAAACCGTTTACTTGACAAAATCGTTTGCCAACAAGATATGGAACAAATCATTATCTTTGCTGCTACCAAACGTAGCACTGAAAAACTGGCTAAGCAGCTACAAGAAGCGGGCCATAAAGCAAGCTTCCTACATGGTGACTTGCCACAGAGCAAGCGTAACCGTATCGTTCAAGACTTGCGTAATGGTAAAGTCAAAATTCTAGTAGCGACTGACGTTGCTGCTCGTGGTCTAGACATCCCAGCTATCTCGCACGTTATCAACTATGACTTGCCACGTCAGACTGAAGATTACGTCCATCGTATCGGTCGTTGTGGTCGTGCTGGTCGTACTGGTGTTGCTATCAGCCTATGTAGCATGGATGATCGTCCACAGCTTAACGCTATCAACCGTTATTTAGATCGCAAAATGGAAGTATGTATCATCGAAGGTATGGAGCCTAAGAAAACTTACGTACCTAGCGAAAACAAAGGTAATGGTCGTGGCCGTGGCCGTGGTCGTTCTAACGGCGGTGGCGGTCAAGGCCGTGGTCGTTCAGGCGGTGGCTATGCTGGTAAATCTAGCGGTGGTGGTCAAGGCCGCGGTCGTTCAAGCGACAGCGCTCCAACTGGTCAACGCGCTAGCAACGACAGCGGTTATCAAGGTAAGCCACGTGACACGTCAAGCAAACCAAATGAGCGTTCAGGTGGCAAGCCGTATCAAGGCAAGCGCACTGGTGGCCCAAGCCGCGGTGATAGCAATGGCGTTCCACGTGGTGAGCGTGCTGCAACTGGTCGCGGTCGTCCAAGCGGCAGCCAAGGTCGTCCAGCTGGTCGTTCTGACAGCCGTGGCCAAGGTCGTCCAAACGGTGGCAACCGTGGTAACAATTCGTAA
- a CDS encoding DUF1176 domain-containing protein — MKDNNYINNMSLSRDADLTGVSRLGITYDDNNYDNNSYKDSAQSNKNPKNITVEHYSENIPKKIKEQPTFMIKNKILLPVFAALSTALFSTTSMASTSTEFTSQDWQVVCDNTRTCRLAGYQAENNSEFPVSILLVRRAGANASVDGKVKLGGAKDSSSKALMQLGNRHRISLFINDKDYGETKPYSAAAGNAELTQAQVAALLEALTKSSKITLALRNSRWQLSDKGASAAMLKADEFQGRVGTSSAFIKNDDAVKSSGGILPPKAAPILRFVVPSAKADDGNDKKFVMRSSQLASLVKGTMKDADSVCPNLSDKSPWRISRLNGSQLLAQHECWTGAYNAGAGVWVINDSKPYKPTLVTTNATGYDKGKLTSVQKGRGIGDCMSKTDWLWTGRTFEKSHESTTGLCRLIEAGGAWQLPTYVTEVKVVR; from the coding sequence ATGAAAGATAATAATTATATAAACAATATGTCGCTATCAAGAGACGCTGATTTAACTGGTGTTAGTAGGTTAGGCATTACCTATGACGATAATAATTATGATAACAATAGCTATAAAGATAGTGCCCAGTCTAATAAAAATCCTAAAAACATCACTGTAGAGCATTATTCAGAAAACATACCTAAAAAAATAAAAGAACAACCCACCTTTATGATAAAAAATAAAATATTACTGCCTGTATTTGCAGCGCTTAGCACAGCTTTATTCAGTACCACTAGTATGGCCAGTACATCGACTGAGTTTACCAGTCAAGACTGGCAAGTCGTTTGTGATAATACGCGTACGTGCCGGCTGGCAGGCTATCAAGCAGAGAATAATAGTGAGTTTCCGGTTTCTATATTGCTCGTACGCCGCGCAGGTGCGAATGCTAGCGTGGATGGTAAAGTAAAGCTTGGCGGGGCAAAGGACAGCTCGTCTAAAGCCTTAATGCAGCTTGGTAATCGTCATCGCATCTCGTTGTTTATTAATGACAAGGATTATGGCGAGACTAAGCCGTATTCAGCCGCTGCAGGTAATGCTGAGCTTACTCAAGCACAGGTAGCCGCATTGTTAGAGGCGTTGACCAAATCTAGCAAGATTACGTTGGCCTTGCGCAATTCACGTTGGCAGCTCTCTGACAAAGGTGCCAGTGCTGCTATGCTAAAAGCCGATGAGTTCCAAGGTCGCGTTGGTACATCCAGTGCTTTTATCAAAAATGACGATGCTGTTAAATCTAGTGGCGGTATATTGCCTCCCAAAGCTGCGCCAATACTACGGTTTGTCGTGCCAAGTGCCAAAGCGGACGATGGTAATGACAAAAAATTTGTGATGAGGTCCTCTCAGTTGGCATCATTGGTAAAAGGCACAATGAAAGATGCAGACAGCGTTTGTCCCAATCTTTCAGACAAATCACCTTGGCGTATCAGTCGTCTAAATGGCTCGCAGCTGTTGGCACAGCATGAGTGCTGGACAGGCGCTTATAACGCTGGAGCAGGGGTTTGGGTAATCAATGACAGTAAACCTTATAAACCAACGTTGGTAACGACCAATGCTACTGGCTACGATAAAGGTAAGCTTACCTCTGTACAAAAAGGACGCGGTATCGGTGATTGCATGAGCAAAACCGATTGGCTATGGACGGGCCGTACATTTGAAAAAAGTCATGAAAGCACCACAGGACTTTGCCGTCTAATCGAGGCGGGCGGGGCATGGCAGCTACCTACCTATGTCACAGAAGTCAAAGTAGTACGATAG
- the yghU gene encoding glutathione-dependent disulfide-bond oxidoreductase: protein MSQDNNKYVPPKVWTQDKDNGGKFASINSSTSGARYDKELPVGDAPLQLYSLNTPNGVKVNILLEELAELGIDGAAYDAYKIDISKGEQFGSGFVEINPNSKIPALVDHSTDIAGEPIALFESGAILMYLAEKFDKFLPLATGKARADCLSWIMWQMGSAPFLGGGFGHFYAYAPEPLEYPINRYTMETKRQLDVLDTHLKDHEYLCGNDESDYNIADMIVWSWYGQLVLGKLYDAAEFLQVEDYKHLQRWAKKIAERPAVKRAVALELKPID, encoded by the coding sequence ATGAGTCAAGATAATAATAAATACGTACCACCAAAAGTTTGGACGCAAGATAAAGACAACGGCGGCAAGTTTGCTAGTATTAACAGTTCAACGTCTGGAGCTCGCTATGATAAAGAGCTGCCCGTTGGTGATGCCCCGTTACAGCTGTACTCGTTAAATACGCCAAATGGTGTCAAGGTAAACATACTATTAGAAGAGCTGGCAGAGCTTGGCATTGACGGAGCAGCATATGATGCCTATAAGATTGATATTTCTAAAGGTGAGCAGTTTGGCTCAGGGTTTGTAGAGATAAACCCTAATTCAAAGATTCCAGCTTTGGTCGATCATTCTACTGATATAGCAGGCGAGCCGATAGCACTCTTTGAGTCGGGCGCTATCTTAATGTATCTAGCAGAAAAGTTTGATAAGTTTCTGCCACTGGCTACTGGCAAAGCGCGAGCAGATTGTTTGTCTTGGATTATGTGGCAAATGGGTAGCGCACCTTTCTTAGGTGGCGGCTTTGGACACTTTTATGCGTATGCGCCTGAACCTCTAGAGTATCCAATTAATCGCTATACGATGGAAACCAAGCGTCAGCTCGATGTATTAGACACGCATCTAAAAGATCATGAGTACCTGTGCGGCAATGATGAGTCTGATTACAACATTGCGGATATGATTGTCTGGTCTTGGTATGGCCAGTTGGTACTGGGTAAGCTCTATGACGCGGCAGAATTTTTACAAGTAGAAGACTACAAACACTTGCAGCGTTGGGCTAAGAAAATCGCTGAACGTCCTGCAGTCAAACGTGCAGTAGCGCTAGAGCTAAAACCAATCGACTAA
- a CDS encoding DHA2 family efflux MFS transporter permease subunit, which translates to MVTLTPTQDKYLPYVLAVALFMQILDATILNTSLPQMAQALGESPLKMQWAVISYALTLAIFIPISGFLADKYGTRRVFLSAVIIFCIGSLLCAASQTLDFLVASRVVQGIGGAMMTPVARLILVKSYPRNKLLTVMNFAVIPALVAPLVGPVLGGYIVQYASWHWIFLINIPMGVAGFIMGKKLVPALYEDTKRLDWTGFVLFAAAACGFTLAVEFGSQTGRGVYGLLLGLGASLLIGAYVWHAKRRAAPLFPLSLFDIRTFRIGITGNLFTRLGISAVPFLLPLLLQVVFEYSPSQAGWLLAPIAVGAIGIKPWVSKIIQRFSYRKVLVYNTLFMGSLIIVLAQFNDASQWLWFIPILTIMGACNSMQFSAMNTITIGDLQGTQTSSGNSLMAVNQQLAISFGIAFGAAVLNLLRERLQMDTLVAFQTTYWILGILTILSGLYFLRLKPEDGRGLY; encoded by the coding sequence ATGGTAACGCTCACTCCGACTCAAGATAAATACCTGCCTTATGTACTAGCGGTAGCGCTATTTATGCAAATTTTAGACGCTACTATTTTGAACACCTCGTTGCCACAAATGGCGCAGGCACTCGGTGAGTCACCACTAAAGATGCAGTGGGCAGTCATCAGCTACGCATTAACCTTGGCGATTTTTATCCCTATCAGTGGTTTTTTAGCGGATAAATATGGCACACGCCGCGTATTTTTATCAGCGGTCATCATTTTTTGTATTGGCTCATTACTTTGCGCGGCGTCGCAAACGCTAGATTTTTTGGTTGCTTCACGTGTGGTACAGGGTATCGGCGGTGCCATGATGACGCCTGTCGCTCGTTTGATATTGGTTAAGTCTTACCCGCGCAATAAGCTGCTTACTGTGATGAACTTTGCTGTGATACCTGCATTGGTTGCGCCACTAGTCGGTCCAGTATTGGGTGGCTATATCGTGCAATACGCCAGCTGGCATTGGATATTTTTGATCAATATACCGATGGGTGTGGCAGGTTTTATTATGGGTAAAAAACTGGTGCCAGCGCTATATGAAGATACCAAGCGTCTTGACTGGACAGGGTTTGTATTGTTTGCCGCAGCTGCTTGCGGATTCACACTGGCTGTCGAGTTTGGTTCACAGACAGGTCGCGGAGTTTATGGGTTGTTGCTTGGATTAGGCGCAAGTCTATTGATCGGTGCGTATGTCTGGCATGCCAAACGGCGAGCAGCTCCCCTGTTTCCACTGAGCTTGTTTGATATTCGCACCTTTCGAATTGGTATTACAGGCAATTTGTTTACGCGGCTTGGTATCAGTGCAGTACCATTTTTGCTGCCTCTACTACTACAAGTGGTGTTTGAGTACTCACCTTCGCAAGCAGGTTGGCTGCTTGCCCCAATTGCGGTGGGTGCTATAGGTATCAAACCTTGGGTTAGCAAAATTATTCAGCGGTTTAGCTACCGTAAAGTGCTGGTCTACAATACTTTGTTTATGGGTTCACTTATTATTGTACTGGCGCAGTTTAACGATGCGTCGCAGTGGCTATGGTTTATACCTATTTTGACCATCATGGGTGCCTGCAACTCTATGCAGTTCAGTGCGATGAATACGATTACTATTGGCGATTTACAGGGCACACAAACCAGTAGTGGCAATAGCTTAATGGCGGTCAATCAGCAGCTAGCGATTAGCTTTGGCATTGCGTTCGGTGCCGCTGTGTTAAATCTATTACGTGAGCGTCTACAGATGGATACACTAGTTGCGTTCCAAACCACTTATTGGATATTGGGCATTTTGACCATTCTCTCGGGGCTGTATTTTTTACGTCTGAAACCTGAGGATGGACGCGGTTTATACTAG
- the bfr gene encoding bacterioferritin: protein MTGDKEVIRALNKVLGQSLIAINQYFLHARIARHWGLEALNDSLYKQSIAEMKWSDDLIARILLLGGLPNLQELGKVLVGEDVPEIIECNLRLERQKFDIITDAVTLCETKSDYVSRQLLVTLKDGNEEYEDWLETQQDLIESIGVERYIQSQMSDDDA, encoded by the coding sequence ATGACAGGGGATAAAGAAGTTATTCGCGCGTTAAACAAAGTACTTGGGCAGTCACTGATTGCCATCAACCAGTATTTTTTGCATGCTCGTATTGCACGTCATTGGGGGCTAGAGGCGCTTAATGACTCATTGTATAAGCAATCTATTGCTGAGATGAAATGGTCAGACGACCTAATCGCTCGTATTTTATTGCTAGGCGGTTTGCCAAACTTGCAGGAACTGGGCAAGGTATTGGTCGGTGAAGATGTACCAGAAATTATCGAGTGCAACTTACGTCTTGAGAGACAAAAGTTCGATATTATTACTGATGCTGTCACCTTGTGTGAGACAAAGTCGGATTATGTCTCTCGCCAGCTATTAGTCACGCTAAAAGATGGCAATGAAGAGTATGAAGACTGGTTAGAGACGCAGCAGGACTTGATAGAAAGTATTGGTGTAGAGCGCTACATCCAATCGCAAATGAGTGATGATGACGCATAA
- the bfr gene encoding bacterioferritin: MIGSQKVIDYLNFLLGGELAARDQYFIHSEMYAEWHYGKLYDRIHHEMEDETLHAQNIIRRILMLSGTPKMSVDAIHIGATVPEMLQFDLDLEYQVQKHLKEGIALCEAEHDYVTREMLVEQLKDTEEDHAHWLEQQLRLIDMIGLPNYLQSQMAEVTPNIV; the protein is encoded by the coding sequence ATGATAGGTAGTCAGAAAGTTATTGATTATTTGAATTTCTTACTAGGTGGTGAGCTTGCTGCTCGTGACCAATATTTTATTCATTCAGAGATGTATGCTGAGTGGCACTATGGCAAGTTATACGACCGTATCCATCATGAAATGGAAGACGAAACGCTACATGCACAAAATATCATTCGCCGTATCTTGATGTTGAGTGGCACGCCAAAGATGTCAGTCGACGCTATTCATATTGGTGCGACTGTCCCTGAGATGTTGCAGTTTGATCTAGATTTAGAGTACCAAGTACAAAAGCATCTAAAAGAAGGTATCGCACTTTGCGAAGCAGAGCATGACTATGTCACGCGTGAGATGCTGGTTGAGCAGTTGAAAGACACCGAAGAAGATCATGCGCACTGGCTTGAGCAGCAGCTCCGTCTCATCGACATGATTGGTCTACCGAATTACCTACAAAGCCAAATGGCTGAAGTTACTCCTAATATTGTCTGA
- a CDS encoding bacterioferritin-associated ferredoxin produces the protein MYVCICNNVKEKQIKAAIAAGVDTLDGLKDTLDVATCCGCCEPMVNDYLDEYHAKLDNLAYAV, from the coding sequence ATGTACGTATGTATCTGCAACAACGTAAAAGAAAAGCAAATCAAAGCAGCTATTGCTGCAGGTGTTGATACGCTCGATGGTCTAAAAGATACGCTCGATGTAGCAACGTGCTGTGGCTGTTGTGAGCCGATGGTCAATGACTACCTAGACGAATACCATGCAAAACTCGATAATCTAGCATATGCTGTTTAA
- a CDS encoding ArsR/SmtB family transcription factor, translating into MSDNNFTIRPIDLFKVLSDPTRLKIFQILFKKEARCVGDLVDMLDQPQPTISRHLNHLKKLGILSCVRDGTWMWYEVADDLPDWCQDILDITYEQITPRGTSRDVSDLA; encoded by the coding sequence ATGTCTGATAATAATTTTACGATACGACCTATCGATTTATTCAAAGTCCTATCTGATCCGACACGTCTAAAAATATTTCAAATTCTTTTTAAAAAAGAAGCACGTTGCGTGGGTGATTTGGTAGATATGCTTGACCAGCCACAACCAACGATATCACGCCACCTAAACCATTTGAAAAAATTGGGTATCTTGAGCTGTGTGCGTGACGGTACTTGGATGTGGTATGAGGTCGCTGATGATTTACCAGATTGGTGTCAAGATATCTTAGACATCACCTACGAGCAAATCACTCCTAGAGGCACTAGTAGAGATGTATCGGATCTTGCGTAG
- a CDS encoding sulfate/molybdate ABC transporter ATP-binding protein, whose amino-acid sequence MSIEIRNVNKKFGNFTALDNINITVPTGKLTTLLGPSGCGKTTLLRIIAGLEYADSGQVLFDELDVTNTPVQKRHIGFMFQHYALFRHKNIADNVAFGLTLLPKNERPSKADINKRVAELLDLVQLPQVANAYPHQLSGGQRQRIALARALAVKPKLLLLDEPFGALDAKVRKELRTWLKNIHHELGITSIMVTHDQEEARAVSDEIVVMNQGRVEQVGTSEELIHQPANAFISDFLDLV is encoded by the coding sequence ATGAGCATTGAGATTCGCAACGTTAATAAAAAATTCGGCAATTTTACCGCTTTAGATAATATCAATATCACGGTGCCGACTGGCAAGCTGACGACGTTACTAGGTCCATCAGGCTGCGGTAAGACCACTTTGCTACGTATTATCGCGGGTCTAGAATATGCCGACTCTGGACAGGTATTGTTCGATGAGCTAGATGTGACTAATACCCCAGTTCAAAAGCGCCATATTGGCTTTATGTTTCAGCATTATGCCTTGTTTCGCCATAAGAACATCGCGGACAATGTGGCGTTTGGATTGACCTTGTTGCCAAAAAACGAACGCCCAAGCAAAGCTGATATCAATAAGCGTGTGGCAGAGCTCTTAGACCTCGTACAGCTACCACAAGTTGCCAATGCTTATCCGCATCAGCTATCAGGTGGTCAGCGCCAACGCATTGCGCTAGCACGTGCACTTGCTGTCAAACCGAAGCTACTGCTGCTAGATGAGCCGTTTGGTGCACTAGATGCCAAAGTTCGTAAAGAGCTGCGCACATGGCTAAAAAACATCCATCACGAGCTTGGTATCACCAGTATCATGGTAACGCATGATCAAGAAGAAGCACGTGCGGTATCAGATGAGATCGTCGTGATGAATCAAGGCCGAGTAGAGCAGGTAGGCACGTCAGAGGAGCTGATACACCAGCCAGCCAACGCCTTTATCAGCGATTTCTTAGATCTTGTATAA
- the cysW gene encoding sulfate ABC transporter permease subunit CysW: MQISNSYDYQSNAATKDTPWIRRTFIAIAVLFMIVMLVIPLLAVFYEAFKNGWQLYIASLVDPEALQAIKLTLITAGIVLPINMVMGIAIAWLVTRYQFKGKQLVTTLLDLPFSVSPVVAGLMFVLLFGLNSTIGGWLESMGFQVIYAVPGIILATLFVTFPFVARELIPLMQTQGDSEEQAALTLGATGWQTFWHVTLPNIKWALLYGLILTNARAMGEFGAVSVVSGHIRGETNTMPLLVEIAYNDYNFTAAFALSSILAALALVTLLIQQVMTKIQERKFAKSERLASALELPVSANATAATESTSADSTGKV, encoded by the coding sequence ATGCAAATATCTAATAGCTACGACTACCAAAGCAACGCCGCGACCAAAGATACCCCATGGATACGTCGCACCTTTATTGCCATTGCTGTGCTATTCATGATTGTCATGTTGGTCATTCCATTACTGGCTGTGTTTTACGAAGCCTTTAAAAATGGTTGGCAGTTGTATATTGCTTCATTAGTAGACCCTGAAGCTTTGCAAGCCATCAAGCTGACGCTCATAACGGCAGGTATTGTCTTACCGATTAATATGGTAATGGGCATCGCAATTGCATGGTTGGTCACGCGCTATCAGTTTAAAGGTAAGCAGCTGGTCACCACTTTGCTAGATTTGCCATTTTCGGTATCACCAGTGGTTGCAGGTTTAATGTTTGTGCTGCTGTTTGGACTGAACTCTACTATCGGCGGTTGGCTTGAGAGTATGGGTTTCCAAGTGATCTATGCGGTGCCTGGTATCATTTTGGCGACGCTATTTGTGACCTTTCCGTTTGTTGCGCGTGAGCTGATCCCATTGATGCAGACTCAAGGCGACTCTGAAGAGCAAGCAGCGTTAACCTTAGGTGCGACTGGTTGGCAGACTTTTTGGCATGTGACACTGCCTAACATCAAATGGGCGCTGCTATACGGTTTGATTTTGACTAACGCGCGAGCGATGGGTGAGTTTGGTGCCGTCAGCGTGGTATCTGGCCACATTCGCGGCGAGACCAACACCATGCCGCTATTGGTTGAGATTGCCTATAACGATTATAACTTTACCGCTGCCTTTGCCTTATCGAGCATATTGGCTGCACTTGCCTTAGTGACGCTACTGATTCAGCAAGTCATGACCAAGATACAAGAGCGTAAATTTGCCAAGTCTGAGCGGCTCGCCAGCGCACTTGAGCTGCCAGTGAGTGCTAACGCCACTGCCGCTACTGAATCGACGAGTGCGGACAGTACTGGCAAGGTATAA
- the cysT gene encoding sulfate ABC transporter permease subunit CysT, producing the protein MSATSSSASKPGNKKGWLTRLRQRNVLPGFGLSMGITVFSLSLLVVLPFAMMAYTTTQMGWTGFWETITQPQVTAAIKLSLWMSFLAMLTNMVFGTLVAWVLVRYEFWGKSLINALVDLPFALPTAVTGISLATLYAPNGLIGQWFAKFDIQVAFTPIGIWLALVVVSFPFIVRAVQPVLAELSVEFEEAAAVLGANRLTTFRKVILPELLPALLMGAGMMFARATGEYGSVIFIAGNIPMQSEILPLIIISKLEQFDIQGASAVALFMLLISFVILLTINIMQWKLSRRVGAR; encoded by the coding sequence ATGAGTGCAACATCTTCTTCTGCCAGTAAGCCCGGCAACAAAAAAGGTTGGCTGACCCGTTTGCGTCAGCGCAATGTGCTACCCGGGTTCGGTCTGAGCATGGGTATTACTGTCTTTAGCTTGTCGTTATTGGTGGTACTACCGTTTGCCATGATGGCCTATACCACGACGCAGATGGGTTGGACTGGCTTTTGGGAAACTATTACTCAGCCACAAGTCACTGCCGCTATCAAGCTAAGCTTATGGATGTCGTTTTTGGCTATGCTGACCAATATGGTATTTGGCACATTAGTCGCATGGGTGCTTGTCCGCTATGAGTTTTGGGGTAAGTCACTGATTAATGCCTTGGTGGATTTGCCATTTGCACTACCAACTGCCGTTACAGGTATCTCGCTTGCCACTTTATATGCGCCTAATGGCTTGATCGGTCAATGGTTTGCCAAGTTCGATATTCAGGTAGCCTTTACGCCGATAGGTATTTGGCTGGCTTTAGTTGTGGTTAGTTTTCCCTTTATTGTCCGCGCGGTACAGCCCGTACTTGCTGAGCTTTCGGTTGAGTTTGAAGAAGCCGCTGCAGTATTGGGCGCCAATCGTCTGACGACTTTTCGTAAAGTGATTTTGCCAGAGTTGTTACCTGCTTTGCTAATGGGTGCAGGTATGATGTTTGCCCGCGCTACTGGCGAGTATGGCTCGGTTATCTTTATCGCGGGCAATATTCCGATGCAGTCTGAGATTTTGCCGCTCATCATCATCAGTAAGCTTGAGCAATTTGATATTCAAGGTGCTTCTGCGGTTGCACTATTTATGCTACTCATATCATTTGTCATCTTGCTCACCATTAATATCATGCAGTGGAAACTGTCGCGCCGTGTAGGAGCTCGCTAA